A stretch of the Staphylococcus sp. NRL 16/872 genome encodes the following:
- the pknB gene encoding Stk1 family PASTA domain-containing Ser/Thr kinase, translating to MIGKLISERYKVIDKLGGGGMSIVYLAEDTILQRKVAIKAISIPQNEKDETMRRFEREVNNATQLIHKNIVEVYDVDEEEECFFLVMEYIDGPTLSEYIHSHGPLSIDTAINYIDQILKGVQQAHEKRIVHRDIKPQNILIDKNKTLKIFDFGIAKALSETAMTQTNHVLGTVQYLSPEQAKGEATNETTDIYSIGIVLYEMLLGHPPFNGETAVSIAIKHIQESIPNVTDKRQDVPQSLSNVVLKATAKNPTHRYQSISEMREDLSSVLVSSRVNEKKHTLENDEKKTVPINKNEIKDKLQEENAKKNIAQTMQIPIVNSPLYQTGENHIFEPSPKKRSRKKKIVIALILLFLLISLFGFIAIGMFGDKYSEMPDLTGKTEKEAEKLLRKSHLEIGNISREYSDTYPENKITKSTPKAGERINQHDKVDIVLSKGPERAKMPNVIGMKKDEAVNELKGLKLNNISIQQEYNNQIPKGSIARQNIDPDSDVKVNDHHIVLIESLGVKKVYVKNYENKDYQIAKKELEKNRLKVEISEAFNNDIKKGKVISQTPKNTQVNEGSIIHLTVSKGKDDKKDDKKDDNDSVDKENSKDSKDEEDNKKNESQEKSDDSKDTADIKNYNETYTIPYTGEDNKSQKVQVYVRDKNNSGTSAIQTYSITNDKTVSIPLAIEKGTSAGYTIRVDGKVVADKDIYY from the coding sequence ATGATAGGAAAGTTAATTAGTGAGCGCTATAAAGTGATAGATAAACTTGGTGGCGGTGGAATGAGTATTGTTTATCTTGCAGAAGATACAATTTTGCAGCGAAAAGTAGCTATTAAAGCAATTTCCATCCCACAGAATGAAAAAGATGAAACGATGCGTCGTTTTGAAAGAGAAGTTAACAACGCTACGCAATTAATTCATAAAAATATCGTTGAAGTCTATGATGTAGATGAAGAAGAAGAATGTTTTTTTCTCGTTATGGAGTATATTGATGGACCAACGCTTTCTGAATATATACATAGCCATGGACCACTAAGTATTGATACGGCAATTAATTATATTGATCAAATTTTAAAAGGTGTGCAACAAGCGCATGAAAAACGTATTGTACATAGGGACATTAAACCCCAAAATATTTTAATAGATAAAAATAAAACATTAAAAATATTTGATTTTGGTATTGCTAAAGCACTTAGTGAGACTGCTATGACACAAACTAACCATGTCCTAGGCACAGTACAATATTTATCACCTGAGCAAGCAAAAGGCGAAGCAACAAATGAAACAACTGATATTTATTCAATTGGGATAGTACTATATGAAATGCTTCTTGGTCATCCACCATTTAATGGTGAAACAGCTGTCAGTATTGCAATAAAGCATATTCAAGAATCTATTCCCAATGTGACAGATAAAAGACAAGACGTCCCTCAATCGCTAAGTAATGTTGTATTAAAGGCAACTGCTAAAAATCCAACACATCGTTATCAAAGTATAAGTGAAATGAGAGAGGACTTAAGCAGTGTATTAGTTTCAAGTCGCGTAAATGAAAAAAAACATACGCTTGAAAATGATGAGAAAAAAACAGTTCCTATTAATAAAAATGAAATTAAAGATAAATTACAAGAAGAGAATGCTAAGAAAAATATTGCACAAACCATGCAAATTCCTATTGTTAACAGCCCTCTATATCAAACTGGTGAAAATCATATTTTTGAACCATCACCTAAAAAACGTTCTAGGAAGAAAAAAATTGTTATTGCATTGATTTTACTTTTTCTTTTAATAAGTTTATTCGGTTTTATAGCGATAGGTATGTTTGGCGATAAGTACTCTGAAATGCCAGACTTAACTGGTAAAACAGAAAAAGAAGCAGAAAAATTGTTGCGTAAGTCCCATTTAGAAATTGGTAACATTTCACGTGAATATAGTGATACATATCCTGAAAATAAAATTACAAAATCTACACCAAAAGCGGGTGAAAGGATTAATCAACATGACAAAGTTGATATTGTTCTTTCAAAAGGCCCTGAACGCGCTAAAATGCCTAATGTTATCGGGATGAAAAAAGACGAAGCAGTCAATGAACTTAAAGGATTAAAATTAAATAATATTTCAATTCAACAAGAATATAATAATCAAATTCCAAAAGGTAGTATTGCGCGTCAAAATATTGATCCTGATAGTGATGTAAAAGTAAATGATCATCACATTGTATTAATAGAGTCTTTAGGTGTGAAGAAAGTTTATGTTAAAAACTATGAGAATAAAGATTATCAAATTGCCAAAAAAGAATTGGAAAAAAACAGATTGAAAGTTGAAATATCTGAAGCATTTAACAACGATATTAAAAAAGGCAAAGTTATTTCTCAAACGCCTAAAAATACCCAAGTAAACGAAGGTAGCATCATCCATCTCACTGTTTCTAAGGGGAAAGATGATAAGAAAGATGACAAGAAAGATGACAATGATAGTGTAGATAAAGAAAATAGTAAGGATAGCAAAGACGAAGAAGATAATAAAAAGAATGAGTCACAAGAAAAAAGTGATGATTCGAAAGATACCGCAGATATAAAAAACTATAATGAAACATATACAATACCCTATACTGGAGAAGATAATAAAAGTCAAAAAGTTCAAGTATACGTAAGAGATAAAAATAATAGTGGTACAAGTGCTATTCAAACGTACTCCATTACTAATGATAAAACGGTATCAATTCCTTTAGCAATTGAAAAAGGGACATCAGCTGGCTATACTATTAGAGTAGATGGTAAAGTCGTCGCAGATAAAGATATTTATTACTAA
- a CDS encoding Stp1/IreP family PP2C-type Ser/Thr phosphatase yields MLNAQFFTDTGQHRDKNEDAGGIFYNQTHQQLLVLCDGMGGHKAGEIASQFVTYELQKRFENENFIEFEQAETWLRLTLKDINRDLFEYAQSHEDYKGMGTTCVCALVFDKKLVVANIGDSRAYLISTRQIEQITHDHSFVNHLVMTGQITEEEAWSHPQRNIITKVMGTDRRVNPDVFIKRFSYYDYLLLASDGLTDYVREARILEALSESLSLEEHGNQLIQLALYHRSKDNISVLLAAIEGDNV; encoded by the coding sequence ATGTTAAACGCACAATTTTTCACAGATACTGGACAACATAGAGATAAGAATGAAGATGCAGGAGGTATTTTTTATAACCAAACCCACCAACAACTATTAGTATTATGCGATGGCATGGGTGGTCATAAAGCAGGAGAAATTGCAAGCCAGTTTGTTACTTACGAACTTCAAAAACGCTTTGAAAATGAAAACTTTATTGAGTTCGAGCAAGCAGAAACTTGGTTGCGTTTGACTTTAAAAGATATAAATCGTGATCTATTTGAGTATGCTCAAAGTCATGAAGACTATAAAGGCATGGGCACAACATGTGTCTGTGCACTTGTCTTCGATAAGAAATTAGTAGTGGCCAATATTGGAGATTCTAGAGCTTATCTCATTAGTACAAGACAAATAGAACAAATTACGCATGATCATTCATTTGTTAATCATTTAGTAATGACAGGACAAATAACTGAGGAGGAAGCATGGTCTCATCCTCAACGTAACATTATTACTAAGGTGATGGGTACAGATAGACGTGTTAACCCTGATGTGTTTATTAAACGTTTTAGTTATTATGATTACCTTTTATTAGCGTCAGATGGCCTTACAGATTATGTAAGAGAAGCACGTATTTTAGAAGCGTTAAGTGAATCATTATCACTTGAAGAACATGGTAATCAGTTAATTCAATTAGCGTTATATCATCGTTCTAAAGATAATATTAGCGTGCTATTAGCAGCTATTGAAGGTGATAATGTATGA
- the rlmN gene encoding 23S rRNA (adenine(2503)-C(2))-methyltransferase RlmN: MITAEKKKKNKFLPDFDKQSIYSLRFDEMQEWLVEHGQQKFRAKQIFEWLYQKRVNSIDEMTNLSKDLRQVLKDNFAMTTLTTVVKQESKDGTIKFLFELQDGYTIETVLMRHDYGNSVCVTTQVGCRIGCTFCASTLGGLKRNLEAGEIVSQVLTVQKALDATNERVSQIVIMGIGEPFENYDEMMDFLRIVNDDNSLNIGARHITVSTSGIIPRIYDFAEEDIQINFAVSLHAAKDEIRSKLMPINRAYHVDKLMEAIKYYQEKTNRRVTFEYGLFGGVNDQLEHARDLAHLIKDLNCHVNLIPVNHVPERNYVKTPKDDIFKFEKELKRLGINATIRREQGADIDAACGQLRAKERQVETR; encoded by the coding sequence ATGATAACTGCTGAAAAAAAGAAGAAAAATAAATTCTTGCCTGATTTCGATAAACAATCAATCTATTCTTTAAGATTCGATGAAATGCAAGAGTGGTTAGTTGAGCATGGTCAACAGAAATTTAGAGCGAAACAAATTTTTGAATGGTTATATCAAAAACGCGTAAATAGTATTGATGAGATGACGAACTTATCTAAAGATTTACGCCAAGTATTAAAAGACAACTTTGCTATGACAACGTTGACTACCGTAGTCAAACAAGAAAGTAAAGATGGTACGATTAAATTCTTATTTGAATTACAAGACGGTTATACAATTGAAACAGTATTAATGCGTCATGATTACGGTAATTCTGTTTGTGTAACAACACAAGTAGGTTGTCGCATTGGTTGTACATTCTGTGCCTCTACATTAGGAGGATTAAAACGTAACTTAGAAGCGGGAGAAATTGTTTCTCAAGTATTAACTGTACAAAAAGCGTTAGATGCTACAAACGAACGCGTTTCTCAAATTGTTATCATGGGAATTGGCGAACCATTTGAAAACTACGATGAAATGATGGACTTTTTACGAATAGTCAATGACGATAATAGTTTAAATATCGGTGCTCGTCACATTACGGTTTCAACGTCAGGTATTATTCCACGTATTTATGATTTTGCGGAAGAAGATATTCAAATCAACTTTGCTGTAAGTTTACATGCAGCGAAAGACGAGATACGTTCAAAATTAATGCCTATTAACCGTGCTTATCATGTAGATAAGTTAATGGAAGCGATTAAATACTATCAAGAAAAGACAAATCGTCGTGTTACCTTTGAATATGGTTTGTTTGGAGGCGTTAATGACCAATTAGAACACGCTCGTGATTTAGCGCATCTAATTAAAGATTTAAATTGCCATGTCAATTTAATACCTGTTAACCATGTTCCAGAACGTAATTATGTAAAGACACCAAAAGATGATATTTTTAAATTTGAAAAAGAATTAAAAAGACTCGGCATAAATGCTACGATTAGACGTGAACAAGGTGCCGATATTGATGCAGCATGTGGACAATTAAGAGCTAAGGAACGACAAGTAGAAACGAGGTAA
- the rsmB gene encoding 16S rRNA (cytosine(967)-C(5))-methyltransferase RsmB: MTQTVRELAFQAIQDILNDNAYSNLKINEILSNEEISSIDKPLFTELVYGTIKRKLTLDFYLKPFIKTKVKGWVRQLLWMSLYQYVYLDKVPNHAIINEAVDIAKRRGGPHNGNIVNGILRTIFRSDLPRIDTIKNEKQRMSIQYSVPKWIIEHWITHHGVEQTHKIANAFLHQTANTVRVNTSRISPGEMVARLQDEGYEVEIDNIIPYCLHLKGKPVVEALAFKEGLISIQDKSSMFVGYFMDVEPNDEILDACSAPGGKACHMAELLSPNGHVEATDVHKHKIGLIKENIKKLQLKNITTFDHDATTPYKGMYDKILVDAPCSGLGVLKHKPEIKYVQSQQSINDLVELQLEILDNVKGNLKPGGTLVYSTCTIEQLENENVIYTFLKRNKEFEFEPITHPISGEQVKTLQILPQDFDSDGFFITKIKRKES; this comes from the coding sequence ATGACACAAACAGTGAGAGAACTAGCGTTTCAAGCTATTCAAGATATATTAAATGATAATGCGTATAGTAACTTAAAGATTAACGAAATACTGTCTAATGAGGAAATATCTTCTATTGATAAACCTCTTTTCACAGAATTAGTTTATGGTACGATAAAACGTAAATTAACATTAGATTTTTATTTGAAACCTTTTATTAAAACAAAAGTAAAAGGCTGGGTAAGACAACTACTGTGGATGAGTTTATATCAATATGTTTACTTAGATAAAGTGCCTAATCATGCCATTATTAATGAGGCTGTAGATATCGCAAAACGTCGTGGTGGCCCTCACAATGGTAATATAGTAAATGGTATTTTAAGAACAATTTTCAGAAGCGATTTACCTAGAATCGATACTATTAAAAATGAAAAGCAACGTATGTCTATTCAATATAGTGTTCCGAAGTGGATTATTGAACATTGGATTACACACCATGGTGTGGAACAAACGCATAAAATTGCCAATGCGTTTCTACATCAAACTGCGAATACAGTAAGAGTTAATACGAGTCGAATTAGTCCTGGAGAAATGGTAGCACGTTTACAAGATGAAGGTTACGAAGTTGAAATAGATAATATCATTCCATACTGTTTACATTTAAAAGGTAAACCAGTGGTAGAGGCATTAGCATTTAAAGAAGGACTTATCTCAATTCAGGATAAAAGTTCAATGTTTGTGGGCTATTTCATGGATGTGGAACCTAATGATGAAATTTTAGACGCATGTAGTGCACCGGGAGGCAAAGCATGTCATATGGCAGAACTATTGTCGCCAAATGGTCACGTTGAGGCGACAGATGTTCATAAGCATAAAATTGGTTTAATCAAAGAAAATATTAAAAAATTACAACTTAAGAATATAACAACATTTGATCATGATGCTACAACACCCTATAAAGGTATGTATGACAAAATTTTAGTGGATGCACCTTGTAGTGGACTAGGTGTATTGAAACATAAGCCAGAAATCAAATATGTACAATCTCAACAAAGTATTAATGACTTAGTTGAATTACAACTCGAGATATTAGACAATGTAAAAGGTAACTTAAAGCCTGGAGGTACACTTGTTTATTCAACGTGTACGATAGAGCAACTTGAAAATGAGAATGTGATTTATACTTTCTTAAAACGTAATAAAGAGTTTGAATTTGAGCCTATTACACATCCAATAAGTGGAGAACAAGTCAAAACGTTACAAATTTTACCCCAAGACTTTGATTCAGATGGATTTTTCATAACTAAAATAAAAAGAAAGGAAAGTTAA
- the fmt gene encoding methionyl-tRNA formyltransferase, translating to MSKIIFMGTPDFSTKVLEMLIAEHEVIAVVTQPDRPVGRKRVLTPPPVKKVAQAHEIPVYQPEKLKDSEELTTLLSLDPDLIVTAAFGQLLPASLLNLPKKGAINVHASLLPKYRGGAPIHQAIIDGEKQTGITIMYMVKKLDAGNIISQKAIDIEQDDNVGTMHDKLSFLGADLLKETLPSIIEGTNDSIPQDDAKASFASNISREDERIDWTKSAQDVHNHIRGLSPWPVAYTKMDDTNLKLFAAHIIEGKKGEPGQIIETTKKAIIVGTGSDDAIALTDIQLAGKKRMLVSNYLSGVQESLVGKTLV from the coding sequence ATGAGTAAAATAATTTTTATGGGAACACCTGATTTTTCAACAAAAGTATTAGAAATGTTAATTGCAGAGCATGAGGTTATCGCAGTCGTTACTCAACCAGATAGACCAGTTGGACGTAAACGTGTGCTAACGCCGCCCCCAGTTAAAAAAGTAGCTCAAGCGCATGAGATACCAGTTTATCAACCTGAAAAACTTAAAGATTCAGAGGAACTAACAACATTATTGAGCCTCGACCCAGATTTAATTGTAACTGCCGCATTTGGTCAGCTATTGCCTGCAAGTTTATTAAACTTACCTAAAAAAGGTGCTATCAATGTTCACGCCTCACTATTACCAAAATATCGCGGTGGTGCACCTATTCACCAAGCGATTATTGATGGAGAGAAACAGACTGGTATCACGATTATGTATATGGTAAAAAAATTAGATGCTGGTAATATTATTTCTCAAAAAGCGATTGATATTGAGCAAGATGATAACGTAGGAACAATGCATGACAAATTAAGTTTCTTAGGTGCCGATTTATTAAAAGAAACATTACCCTCAATTATTGAAGGAACGAATGATAGTATTCCTCAAGACGATGCAAAGGCTAGTTTCGCTTCAAATATTAGCAGAGAAGATGAGCGTATTGATTGGACGAAATCAGCACAAGATGTTCATAACCACATTAGAGGATTGTCGCCATGGCCAGTAGCTTATACTAAGATGGATGACACAAACTTAAAACTATTTGCTGCTCATATTATTGAAGGTAAAAAAGGTGAACCAGGACAAATTATTGAAACGACTAAAAAAGCAATTATAGTTGGTACAGGTTCAGATGATGCTATAGCATTAACAGATATTCAATTAGCAGGGAAAAAACGTATGTTAGTAAGTAATTACTTAAGTGGCGTGCAAGAATCTCTAGTTGGGAAAACATTGGTATGA
- a CDS encoding peptide deformylase, giving the protein MAIQKLVQSTHPVLTKKAQPVTQFDDVLKDLLLDIEDTLYAEEASALSAPQIGISKQVAMIDMELEGLLQLVNPVIKSESAEKITDLEGSVNLPGVYAEVERSKMITVEGNDLEGNKIELTAYDDVARMILHIVDQLNGMLFTERAKKVLTEEEVEAYFENE; this is encoded by the coding sequence ATGGCGATACAAAAATTAGTCCAATCTACGCATCCTGTATTAACTAAAAAAGCACAACCCGTAACACAATTTGATGATGTATTAAAAGATTTATTATTAGATATTGAAGATACGCTATACGCTGAAGAAGCATCTGCATTGAGTGCACCACAAATAGGAATTAGTAAGCAAGTAGCGATGATTGATATGGAATTAGAAGGGTTATTACAACTTGTTAACCCTGTGATTAAATCTGAATCAGCTGAAAAAATAACTGACTTAGAAGGTTCTGTGAATTTACCTGGTGTATATGCAGAAGTAGAACGTAGTAAAATGATTACAGTAGAAGGTAATGATTTAGAGGGAAATAAAATAGAATTGACTGCCTATGATGATGTGGCACGCATGATATTACACATTGTCGATCAATTAAATGGCATGTTATTTACAGAACGTGCTAAGAAAGTATTAACCGAAGAAGAAGTGGAGGCGTATTTTGAAAATGAGTAA
- a CDS encoding TM2 domain-containing protein, translated as MEVNKIIYIVLAVFLGSFGVHKFYAGKNMSGILHLAFFWTGIPHIIAIISAILTLLRPADENGNVVM; from the coding sequence ATGGAAGTAAACAAAATCATCTATATCGTTTTAGCTGTATTTCTAGGTAGTTTCGGTGTTCACAAATTTTATGCAGGTAAAAATATGTCAGGCATTTTACATTTAGCATTCTTCTGGACAGGTATTCCACATATTATCGCTATTATTAGCGCAATCTTAACATTACTCAGACCTGCCGATGAAAATGGTAACGTAGTAATGTAG
- the priA gene encoding primosomal protein N': protein MIAKVIVDVPSKSVDFKFDYLVPKNLEEFIQVGVRVIVPFGPRTIQGYVMDIQSQPSEDIDLQKLKEIKEVQDIRPELTPELIQLSEWLSYSHVSKSISVLEAMLPSAIKAKYTKVFEVVKHNDMEEDLLKYFDSKGHYKYKDAQKNNHLPVLNNLLKEGIVQEVTLLSQNTSKKMQRAVRILDDYNPDEVLALLEKSMKQYDVYAFLLDEQHKTVFLKDLEEMGFSKSSIDSLVKKGFIEKYDAEVERDPFADRIFEREDKRTLTQEQEMAFKQIKTTIDGEQQRTFLLHGVTGSGKTEVYLQTIEEVLNKGQQAMMLVPEIALTPQMVLRFKRRFGDDVAVLHSGLSNGERYDEWQKIRDGRAQVSVGARSSIFAPFKNIGIIIIDEEHESTYKQEDYSRYHARDIAEWRSRYHNCPLVLGSATPSLESYARAEKNVYQLLTLPTRVNQQALPSIDIIDMREELSSGNRSMFSNELREAIQDRLNKSEQIVLFLNRRGYASFMLCRDCGYVPQCPHCDISLTYHKTTDQLKCHYCGYQETPPNICPNCESPHIRQVGTGTQRVEEILQQEFEEARIIRMDVDTTSRKGAHEKLLTDFEKGKGDILLGTQMIAKGLDYPNITLVGVLNADTMLNLPDFRASERTYQLLTQVSGRAGRHEKPGKVIIQTYNPKHYAIEDVRQNDYLTFYQKEMEFRKIGKYPPYYFLINFTITHKNMKKVMEASKHVHQVLLQHLTDKALVLGPSPAAIARINNEHRFQILVKYKREPELLKALQYLDDYYHEAYMKDKLSLKIDINPQIMM, encoded by the coding sequence ATGATTGCAAAGGTCATTGTAGATGTACCTTCTAAAAGTGTAGATTTTAAGTTTGACTATCTTGTACCTAAAAATTTAGAAGAGTTTATACAAGTTGGCGTTAGAGTTATCGTTCCATTTGGGCCTCGAACAATTCAAGGCTATGTTATGGATATTCAGTCGCAACCAAGTGAAGATATTGACCTTCAAAAGCTAAAAGAAATTAAAGAAGTTCAAGATATACGTCCAGAATTAACGCCTGAATTAATACAATTAAGTGAATGGCTCAGTTATTCTCATGTGTCTAAGAGTATTTCTGTGCTTGAAGCAATGTTACCTAGCGCAATTAAGGCAAAATATACAAAAGTGTTTGAAGTTGTAAAACATAATGACATGGAAGAAGACCTTTTAAAATATTTTGATTCAAAAGGGCATTATAAATATAAAGATGCGCAAAAAAATAACCACTTGCCGGTGCTAAATAATTTACTCAAAGAAGGTATCGTTCAAGAAGTAACATTGTTATCTCAAAACACTAGTAAAAAAATGCAAAGAGCGGTTCGTATTCTTGATGACTATAATCCTGATGAAGTACTGGCATTGCTAGAAAAATCCATGAAGCAATACGATGTGTATGCTTTCTTATTAGATGAACAACATAAGACGGTTTTTCTTAAAGATTTAGAAGAAATGGGATTTTCAAAATCAAGTATTGATAGTCTTGTCAAAAAAGGGTTTATTGAAAAATATGATGCTGAAGTAGAACGTGATCCATTTGCAGACCGTATTTTTGAAAGGGAAGACAAACGTACATTAACGCAAGAACAAGAAATGGCATTTAAACAAATCAAAACAACTATTGATGGAGAACAACAGCGTACGTTCTTATTACATGGTGTTACTGGTTCAGGGAAGACAGAAGTCTACTTACAAACTATTGAAGAGGTGCTTAATAAAGGACAACAAGCCATGATGTTAGTACCTGAAATTGCGTTAACACCACAAATGGTTTTACGTTTTAAACGTCGTTTTGGGGATGATGTTGCCGTGCTTCATTCAGGTTTATCAAATGGAGAACGCTACGATGAATGGCAAAAAATTAGAGACGGAAGAGCGCAAGTAAGTGTAGGCGCGCGTTCAAGTATTTTCGCGCCTTTTAAAAATATAGGCATTATTATTATTGATGAAGAGCATGAATCAACTTACAAACAAGAAGATTATTCGCGCTACCATGCGCGTGATATTGCTGAATGGCGTAGTCGTTATCATAACTGTCCGTTAGTGCTAGGAAGTGCAACGCCAAGTCTGGAATCGTATGCTCGTGCTGAAAAGAATGTATATCAACTTTTAACATTGCCTACTAGAGTGAATCAACAAGCTTTACCTTCAATTGATATTATTGATATGCGAGAAGAATTAAGTTCAGGTAACCGTTCCATGTTCTCAAATGAATTGCGTGAAGCGATTCAAGACCGTTTGAATAAAAGTGAACAAATCGTATTATTCTTAAATCGTCGGGGATATGCATCATTCATGTTATGTCGTGATTGTGGTTATGTTCCTCAATGCCCTCATTGCGATATTTCGCTCACCTATCACAAAACAACGGATCAGTTAAAGTGTCATTATTGTGGTTATCAAGAAACGCCACCTAATATATGTCCTAACTGTGAGAGTCCCCATATTCGTCAAGTGGGTACAGGGACACAACGTGTAGAAGAAATTTTACAACAGGAATTTGAAGAAGCACGTATTATTCGTATGGACGTAGATACCACATCGCGTAAAGGTGCACATGAGAAATTACTTACGGATTTTGAAAAGGGCAAAGGCGATATCTTATTAGGTACGCAAATGATTGCGAAGGGCTTAGACTATCCTAATATTACATTGGTAGGCGTACTTAATGCCGATACTATGTTAAATTTGCCTGATTTCAGAGCAAGTGAACGGACATACCAATTATTAACTCAAGTGTCAGGTCGAGCTGGGCGTCATGAAAAACCAGGGAAAGTTATTATTCAGACATATAATCCGAAACACTATGCTATTGAAGATGTACGACAAAATGATTATTTAACGTTTTATCAAAAAGAAATGGAATTTCGAAAAATAGGAAAATATCCACCATATTACTTTTTAATTAATTTTACAATTACGCATAAAAATATGAAAAAAGTGATGGAAGCGTCAAAACACGTTCATCAAGTGTTGTTACAACATTTAACAGATAAAGCTTTAGTGTTAGGACCATCTCCAGCAGCTATAGCACGTATTAATAATGAACATCGTTTCCAAATTCTTGTTAAATATAAACGTGAGCCAGAGTTGCTTAAAGCATTACAATACTTAGATGATTACTATCATGAAGCTTACATGAAAGATAAATTATCCTTGAAAATTGATATTAACCCTCAAATAATGATGTGA
- the coaBC gene encoding bifunctional phosphopantothenoylcysteine decarboxylase/phosphopantothenate--cysteine ligase CoaBC, producing MKHILLAVTGGIAAYKAIDLTSKLTQAGYDVRVMLTDHAQEFVTPLAFQAIGRNPVYTSTFKEENPQEIQHVALGDWADAIIVAPATANIIAKLSVGIADDMVTSTLLATETPKFIAPAMNVHMYENPRTQRNIEVLKSDGYHFIEPGDGFLACGYVAKGRMEEPLQIVSVLNDYFKQQQHIQHSSFTGKHALVTAGPTVEVIDPVRFVSNRSSGKMGFAIAQALRDRGAHVTLVTGPTQLEDPTGIQVIHIESAEEMFQAVTQRYAEQDIVVKAAAVSDYTPTQVLDQKMKKQEGDLSVTFKRTKDILKYLGEHKTHQYLVGFAAETQNVEKYAQDKLKRKNADVIISNNVGDQSIGFKSDDNELTMHFKNGEMHSIKKGKKVQLAQQILDILETRWQ from the coding sequence ATGAAACACATTCTACTCGCCGTAACAGGTGGGATTGCAGCTTATAAAGCAATTGATTTAACAAGTAAGTTAACACAAGCTGGTTACGATGTAAGAGTTATGCTTACAGATCATGCTCAAGAATTCGTAACACCCTTAGCGTTTCAAGCTATTGGTAGAAATCCAGTTTACACGAGTACTTTTAAAGAAGAGAATCCTCAAGAAATTCAACATGTGGCACTAGGAGATTGGGCTGATGCGATTATAGTAGCACCAGCTACTGCCAATATAATTGCTAAATTGAGTGTAGGCATTGCTGATGATATGGTTACGTCTACGCTGTTAGCTACTGAAACACCTAAATTTATAGCGCCAGCGATGAATGTACATATGTATGAGAACCCACGTACGCAGCGTAATATTGAGGTGCTTAAATCAGATGGATATCACTTTATTGAGCCTGGTGATGGTTTCTTAGCGTGCGGTTATGTGGCAAAAGGAAGAATGGAAGAACCGCTACAAATTGTAAGTGTTCTTAACGATTATTTTAAACAACAACAACACATTCAACATAGTAGCTTCACTGGTAAGCATGCACTAGTTACAGCGGGACCTACAGTAGAAGTAATTGACCCAGTCCGTTTTGTTTCAAATCGTTCTTCTGGAAAGATGGGATTTGCAATTGCCCAAGCCTTACGTGATCGTGGCGCGCATGTAACATTAGTTACTGGTCCTACTCAATTAGAGGATCCAACTGGGATACAGGTTATCCATATTGAAAGCGCGGAAGAAATGTTTCAAGCGGTAACACAACGCTATGCAGAACAAGATATTGTAGTGAAAGCAGCGGCAGTGTCAGATTATACGCCTACACAAGTATTAGATCAAAAGATGAAAAAGCAAGAAGGGGATTTATCAGTCACTTTTAAGCGTACTAAAGATATATTAAAATATTTAGGTGAACATAAAACACACCAATATTTAGTAGGTTTTGCTGCAGAAACACAAAATGTTGAAAAGTATGCACAAGACAAATTAAAGCGCAAGAATGCAGATGTTATTATTTCAAATAATGTAGGCGACCAATCCATTGGTTTCAAATCCGATGATAATGAATTAACGATGCATTTTAAAAACGGTGAGATGCACAGTATTAAGAAAGGGAAAAAAGTGCAATTAGCTCAACAAATTTTAGATATATTAGAAACTAGGTGGCAATAA